The following are encoded in a window of Pongo abelii isolate AG06213 chromosome 16, NHGRI_mPonAbe1-v2.0_pri, whole genome shotgun sequence genomic DNA:
- the LOC129050348 gene encoding zinc finger protein 705A-like isoform X2 encodes MMDTSKRKLYRDVMLENISHLVSLGYQISKSCITLQLEQGKELWQEGREFLPDQNPDRESALKKKHMISMHPIIRKDASTSMTMENSLILEDPFECNDSGEDCTHSSTITQCLLTHSGKKPYVSKQYGKSLSNQLSPKPHKQIHTKGKSYQCNLCEKAYTNSFHLRRHKMTHTGERPYACDLCGKAFTQCSHLRRHEKTHTGERPYKCHHCGKAFIQSFNLRRHERTHLGKKCYECDKSGKAFSQSSGFRGNKIIHTGEKPHACLLCGKAFSLSSNLR; translated from the exons ATGATGGACACATCCAAGAGAAAGCTGTACAGAGATGTGATGCTGGAAAATATCAGTCACCTGGTGTCCCTCG GGTATCAGATAAGCAAATCCTGTATAACTTTGCAGCTGGAGCAAGGAAAAGAGCTGTGGCAGGAAGGAAGAGAATTTCTTCCAGACCAGAATCCAG aCAGGGAAAGTGCCCTTAAGAAAAAACACATGATATCCATGCATCCTATCATCAGAAAAGACGCATCCACCAGTATGACAATG GAGAACTCTCTCATTCTGGAGGATCCTTTTGAATGTAATGATTCGGGAGAAGATtgcactcacagttccacaataACTCAGTGTTTGTTAACTCATAGTGGAAAGAAACCCTATGTCAGCAAACAGTATGGAAAATCCCTTAGTAATCAGTTGTCCCCTAAACCACATAAACAAATTCATACTAAAGGTAAATCATATCAATGTAATCTATGTGAAAAGGCCTATACTAATAGCTTTCACCTTAGACGGCACAAGatgactcacactggagagaggCCATATGCATGTGATctatgtggaaaagccttcactCAGTGTTCTCACCTTAGAAGACATGAGAAAACTCACACGGGAGAGAGACCGTATAAGTGTCATCactgtgggaaagcctttattcAATCCTTTAACCTTCGAAGACATGAGAGAACTCACCTTGGAAAAAAGTGTTATGAATGTGATAAAAGTGGGAAAGCCTTTAGTCAAAGCTCTGGCTTtagaggaaacaaaataattcacactggagagaaaccacaTGCTTGTCTTCTATGCGGGAAGGCCTTCAGTCTGTCTTCCAACCTTAGATGA
- the LOC129050348 gene encoding zinc finger protein 705A-like isoform X1, whose translation MHSLKKVTFEDVAIDFTQEEWAMMDTSKRKLYRDVMLENISHLVSLGYQISKSCITLQLEQGKELWQEGREFLPDQNPDRESALKKKHMISMHPIIRKDASTSMTMENSLILEDPFECNDSGEDCTHSSTITQCLLTHSGKKPYVSKQYGKSLSNQLSPKPHKQIHTKGKSYQCNLCEKAYTNSFHLRRHKMTHTGERPYACDLCGKAFTQCSHLRRHEKTHTGERPYKCHHCGKAFIQSFNLRRHERTHLGKKCYECDKSGKAFSQSSGFRGNKIIHTGEKPHACLLCGKAFSLSSNLR comes from the exons ATGCATTCACTA AAGAAAGTGACTTTTGAAGATGTAGCTATTGACTTCACCCAGGAAGAGTGGGCCATGATGGACACATCCAAGAGAAAGCTGTACAGAGATGTGATGCTGGAAAATATCAGTCACCTGGTGTCCCTCG GGTATCAGATAAGCAAATCCTGTATAACTTTGCAGCTGGAGCAAGGAAAAGAGCTGTGGCAGGAAGGAAGAGAATTTCTTCCAGACCAGAATCCAG aCAGGGAAAGTGCCCTTAAGAAAAAACACATGATATCCATGCATCCTATCATCAGAAAAGACGCATCCACCAGTATGACAATG GAGAACTCTCTCATTCTGGAGGATCCTTTTGAATGTAATGATTCGGGAGAAGATtgcactcacagttccacaataACTCAGTGTTTGTTAACTCATAGTGGAAAGAAACCCTATGTCAGCAAACAGTATGGAAAATCCCTTAGTAATCAGTTGTCCCCTAAACCACATAAACAAATTCATACTAAAGGTAAATCATATCAATGTAATCTATGTGAAAAGGCCTATACTAATAGCTTTCACCTTAGACGGCACAAGatgactcacactggagagaggCCATATGCATGTGATctatgtggaaaagccttcactCAGTGTTCTCACCTTAGAAGACATGAGAAAACTCACACGGGAGAGAGACCGTATAAGTGTCATCactgtgggaaagcctttattcAATCCTTTAACCTTCGAAGACATGAGAGAACTCACCTTGGAAAAAAGTGTTATGAATGTGATAAAAGTGGGAAAGCCTTTAGTCAAAGCTCTGGCTTtagaggaaacaaaataattcacactggagagaaaccacaTGCTTGTCTTCTATGCGGGAAGGCCTTCAGTCTGTCTTCCAACCTTAGATGA